The sequence CTGAAGCGGTATGGATTCCTTTACAGGAACTTGACCTCGACGAGATTGCTTTTGATTCTCAGAAGAAATTTTTTGAAGGTTATCTGAAGAAATAATTTTTGCAATAACTATATGCTCTCGCAGATTTTGCAAATGAGGCAGATTACCGGATTCTATCCACCTGCTAAGTTTGTAAAATCTGCGGGAGTTTTTTTATAACTAAAACAATTTTCCCACAGATTTCACGAATTACACAGATGCATTTTGCATAAACTCTGTGATGATCTGTGGAATCTGTGGGAATTATATTTTTAATTAATAGGTTTTCGATTTCAGCATTTCACCAAAATACTGAATAAGCAAAGTTCTTTCTGCTTCTGATAAATTAGCTTCTTTATGGTAGACAATATATCCTGGAAACGGCATTGTCTTATGTTTAAGAGCTTCCATAGACCTGTCGAGCATATTCTCTTTTAATTCCTTATTGTAGGTTCCCCAAACAGAAAAATTAAGATGCTGACGTCCATCATTCACATGACTTTTCACAGACCATGAAATAGGTGCTATATAAGCATACTTTGGATAAACCGTCTCGTTTGAATGACAGTCATAACAAGCATTTTTAAGAAGCGTACGCACTTTTTCCGGACTGTTCTTCATCTGAACAAAATTCACCTTAGAATCAACCGGTTGATTTACTGTATCAATTGGGAAAAACTGGATAAGAGCAAACGCCACCAGGGTCCAAAAAATTATTTTCTTTGCCGTCTTCATAAATCTATTTAACCGGAGTTATGACTGCATTTGCAGATTTTAACTCTTTTTTACTTTCCTGTATCACAGCTTTCTCTTTCTCTTCGGAAACCGGAGGAGTAACCGGTACGGTTGGAGCCGTTGTCCCTTTAGGATTATCCAGTGTCCTGGTATCTTTCAGGTCCCATTCTTCTCTTGTTTCCCATAAGGCTTTTATCAAAGCTTTTTTATAGAAAACATAGGCATCCTCTGCAAAAGTTTCACTGGCGAAATCAGCTTCCCCCCAATACTTATCATTATTATTATCCACCAATATTCTGACTACATATTCTTCTGGTTTCAGAATATCAAATTTCACTTTATCTCCTTTGGTATATTTCTGATACACCACTTTATCTGAGGAATCCAGTAACTGAATCCAATAGTTAGAAGCAGGAGCATTGGTAAGAGTGAATTCAAGGCTTCCGAATTGTTCTATTTTATCAACAGTAAAATCGAAACGCTTGGATTGAGTATTTTTTGTATAAAAAGAAGAAACGGTTTCTTTAGGAATGGTAAGCTGATAATCTTTTCCGCTGATAAAATCAGAATTCACCTGAATCTGATAAGGATTAGTCTCTGAAATTTTAGCAGTAAACGGCAGAGTATTCAAAGAGTCTCCTTTAATAGCTAATTTCCACTTTGAAGGATCAATCTTTTCAATAAAGTAGTTGGATGAAATTTTAAAATCAGATTTTGGAGCTAATGAACCACCTCCATTATCACTGAAAACATCCATCGCATTTTTCTTATTGTACTTGTAGAATAAAGAAACTGAGTAAACCGTATCTTTTTTTGGTCCAATATTATGACTAAACACTAATTTTTCGTTAGCATCCTGTCCTACATCATTCTTCACTGCATCAAACCAAATCCTAACAGAGTCTGATTTTGGTGCGTGTGTTACTTTTATATCTTTAAGCTTATCATTGAGTGATTGAACTTTCACCTCATCAGGGTGTCCTTCAAATGTCATAAGAACGCCTCCAGAAATCTCCTTCATATCTAAATACTTCAAAGGTTTTTTTGAGGGATAAACACTTAAATTTAAGCCTGAAATTG is a genomic window of Chryseobacterium nakagawai containing:
- a CDS encoding heme-binding domain-containing protein, translating into MKTAKKIIFWTLVAFALIQFFPIDTVNQPVDSKVNFVQMKNSPEKVRTLLKNACYDCHSNETVYPKYAYIAPISWSVKSHVNDGRQHLNFSVWGTYNKELKENMLDRSMEALKHKTMPFPGYIVYHKEANLSEAERTLLIQYFGEMLKSKTY
- a CDS encoding Ig-like domain-containing protein: MKRFLLLFVISFLVHSCARVGSPVGGPKDTLAPKFLSSNIDTTRINVKRDIHELRLDFDEYVTLKDINKNLIISPPIKNIKRILPSNIANKFVLIQWTDTLQANTTYNFNFGNSIADNNESNILRYFNFAFSTGDKLDDLYISGEVKDAMQIKKKTGTNENKLVVGLYQVKDTMNYKQKPYYITKVDDDGYYELNYLSPGKYKIIAFEDENGNSVYDPGKEKIGFKKEAIDVEKSISGLNLSVYPSKKPLKYLDMKEISGGVLMTFEGHPDEVKVQSLNDKLKDIKVTHAPKSDSVRIWFDAVKNDVGQDANEKLVFSHNIGPKKDTVYSVSLFYKYNKKNAMDVFSDNGGGSLAPKSDFKISSNYFIEKIDPSKWKLAIKGDSLNTLPFTAKISETNPYQIQVNSDFISGKDYQLTIPKETVSSFYTKNTQSKRFDFTVDKIEQFGSLEFTLTNAPASNYWIQLLDSSDKVVYQKYTKGDKVKFDILKPEEYVVRILVDNNNDKYWGEADFASETFAEDAYVFYKKALIKALWETREEWDLKDTRTLDNPKGTTAPTVPVTPPVSEEKEKAVIQESKKELKSANAVITPVK